In the Flavobacterium pallidum genome, one interval contains:
- the atpE gene encoding ATP synthase F0 subunit C has translation MEIPRIVGAGLVVIGAGIGIGKIGGSAMDAIARQPEATGKIQTAMLIAAALIEGIGFAALFAVAEN, from the coding sequence ATGGAAATTCCTAGAATCGTTGGAGCAGGTTTAGTAGTTATCGGAGCTGGTATCGGTATCGGTAAGATCGGTGGATCAGCTATGGATGCTATCGCGCGTCAACCAGAAGCTACAGGAAAAATTCAAACAGCGATGCTTATTGCAGCGGCGCTTATTGAAGGTATCGGTTTTGCTGCATTGTTCGCAGTTGCTGAAAACTAG
- a CDS encoding F0F1 ATP synthase subunit B, whose amino-acid sequence MGKLVDDFSFGLFFWQMLIFVGLIFLLRAFAWKPILNAVNEREEGIRNALLSAENARKEMQNLQADNERTLQQARAERDAMIKEAREMKDKMIADSKNEAQAAGLKMIEQAKAAIESEKNAAMAELKAKVSSLSLEIAEKLLQDELSNKEAQTKLVEKMLGDAKLN is encoded by the coding sequence ATGGGAAAGTTAGTAGATGATTTTTCGTTTGGTTTGTTCTTCTGGCAGATGCTGATCTTCGTCGGATTGATATTTCTTTTAAGGGCTTTTGCCTGGAAACCAATCCTGAACGCTGTTAATGAAAGAGAAGAAGGTATCAGGAACGCATTGCTTTCTGCAGAAAATGCAAGGAAAGAAATGCAGAACCTTCAGGCAGACAACGAAAGGACTTTGCAACAGGCACGTGCTGAGCGCGATGCGATGATCAAAGAAGCCCGTGAAATGAAAGATAAAATGATTGCGGATTCTAAAAACGAAGCGCAGGCAGCCGGATTAAAAATGATCGAGCAGGCCAAAGCCGCTATCGAAAGCGAGAAAAACGCTGCTATGGCCGAATTGAAAGCCAAAGTATCTTCATTATCCCTTGAAATCGCAGAAAAATTATTACAGGACGAATTATCCAACAAAGAAGCGCAAACCAAACTGGTTGAGAAAATGTTGGGTGACGCTAAACTGAACTAA
- the atpH gene encoding ATP synthase F1 subunit delta — protein sequence MAGSRAAIRYAKAILDLAHSKGVANEVNNDMDTIAATITGNAELTTFIGNPTTKVENKEKAVSEIFADVNGVTKNLFRLLLENKRFEILSAIASEYGRLFDEMNGMEKATVTTAFPMTPELEAKVLSKVLTLSNKKVVLENIVDPAIIGGFILRMGDQQYNASIANKLQVLKRELSN from the coding sequence ATGGCAGGAAGCAGAGCAGCAATCCGTTACGCGAAAGCGATCCTTGACCTGGCGCACTCAAAAGGTGTGGCTAATGAGGTGAACAATGATATGGATACCATTGCAGCAACCATTACCGGTAATGCAGAACTGACCACTTTCATCGGTAACCCAACCACGAAAGTTGAAAATAAGGAAAAAGCGGTTTCTGAGATTTTTGCTGATGTAAACGGCGTAACCAAAAATCTTTTCAGGTTGTTACTTGAAAACAAGCGGTTTGAAATCTTAAGCGCCATCGCTTCTGAATACGGACGGCTTTTTGACGAAATGAACGGCATGGAGAAAGCTACGGTAACCACTGCTTTCCCGATGACTCCGGAGTTGGAAGCCAAAGTATTGTCAAAAGTATTAACGCTTTCAAATAAGAAAGTGGTATTGGAAAATATAGTGGATCCTGCCATCATCGGTGGATTTATACTAAGGATGGGCGATCAGCAATATAATGCTTCCATTGCCAACAAATTACAGGTATTAAAAAGAGAATTAAGTAACTAG